One stretch of Croceibacterium atlanticum DNA includes these proteins:
- a CDS encoding transporter: MHRYLLATTAVLAISAPAAAKTVSDARTQPLRTSTINNGAPDAIVIDEDGSVVLTAGTAVTMDSNHAVTNDGKISVGNANGGRGIAALAGTSGDIVNTGTITLDESYEPEDEDNDGDLDGPFAIGSNRVGISTQGAHTGNIRNDGTIAVQGNDSAGIRLEGPLTGKLVHDGTTGVVGDRSVGVEAGDIAGDVRLAGSVSARGEDAIGARFAGDVDGALVVQGTVSATGYRKTTAPGNTSKLDDDDLLQGGSALSIEGDVTGGIVLATAPADTDPADDDEDSDGIPDKTEGNAAVVSYGAAPAMSIGSANRDISIGSVAGTASGYGLVVEGVIAGRGVYSGVDATGLSIGGLGGAVSFANGIGIAGTVSAEARGADATAIYVGSGADVPELRVSGTVSAKGSGNSATTSTAILIGQGADLPLLRVSGKVEAVASGDDGTAHAIRDTSGTLALIENSGAISATGAEEGSGRNIAIDLAANTQGATIRQTQVASGVAAPAITGDIRFGSGSDVLDVADGKVSGAVFFGAGNNQHKLSGDAVQTGSVAFGAGNDAMSLAGSSVFTGSADFGGGADTLSLSGSSRFSGSLAGASGLTVNVSGGTLDVSTPASISSLSVGASGHLAVTLDKDAGEGTYYDVAGTASFAEGATLSLRLASVADAEGNYVILDAGTLEGLDGIETDTDMIPFMFKASLSEDAPANQLSVDVARRTTAELGLNRSQAGAYDAIYAALANDEDVEGVFLGITNGDQFRQAVRQMVPDHAGGSFQGVSLGARTFARQVSEPQSPVYTLGGLDVIVGTGAWGMNKSEGQTAAYDLGGFGFTAAGEVDTGFGSLGAQVSWLWNEHTNGSASHRVQSDTYELAGYWRGKWGGFAAFARGSIGTVDFHGRRTLKGAADGEAVELSALSEWSGTLVTFNGGASFEGGGKHFFFRPAVTVDYARLDEDGYTDTGGGEALDLMVDSRKSDEFAVNGGLTLGVDFTGTGRRDRNWFRIEGEGGWREIVDGSLGATTARFEDGEDFTLDADELESGWYARLRALGGSESYQLSGELGAEDRMGETAYSLRGSLRMAF, translated from the coding sequence ATGCACCGTTACCTGCTTGCCACCACCGCTGTTCTGGCAATTTCCGCGCCTGCCGCGGCAAAAACCGTTTCGGACGCGAGGACGCAGCCCCTGCGCACCTCCACCATCAATAATGGCGCGCCCGATGCCATCGTGATCGACGAGGATGGATCCGTGGTGCTGACCGCCGGCACGGCGGTGACGATGGATAGCAACCACGCCGTCACCAATGACGGCAAGATTTCTGTCGGCAATGCCAATGGCGGCAGGGGCATTGCCGCGCTGGCGGGAACCAGCGGCGATATCGTGAATACCGGCACGATCACATTGGACGAATCCTACGAGCCCGAGGACGAGGATAATGACGGCGATCTCGACGGTCCCTTCGCGATCGGGTCCAACCGGGTGGGCATTTCCACCCAGGGTGCGCATACGGGCAATATTCGCAACGATGGGACCATCGCCGTTCAGGGCAATGATTCCGCCGGCATCAGGCTGGAAGGGCCGCTGACCGGCAAGCTGGTGCATGACGGGACCACCGGCGTGGTCGGCGATCGTTCCGTCGGTGTAGAGGCCGGCGATATTGCCGGCGATGTCCGGCTGGCCGGATCGGTCAGCGCGCGGGGCGAGGATGCAATTGGCGCGCGCTTTGCGGGCGATGTGGATGGTGCGCTGGTGGTGCAGGGCACGGTCAGCGCGACCGGCTATCGCAAGACCACGGCGCCCGGCAACACGTCGAAACTCGATGATGACGATTTGCTGCAGGGCGGTTCCGCCCTGTCGATCGAAGGTGATGTGACGGGCGGCATAGTGCTCGCCACGGCACCTGCCGATACCGATCCTGCTGACGATGACGAGGATTCGGACGGCATCCCCGACAAGACAGAGGGCAACGCCGCGGTCGTCTCCTACGGCGCGGCTCCGGCCATGAGCATTGGCTCCGCCAACCGGGATATCTCCATCGGTTCGGTGGCGGGCACGGCGAGCGGTTACGGGCTTGTCGTGGAGGGCGTTATTGCCGGGCGCGGCGTTTATTCCGGCGTCGATGCCACCGGGCTTTCGATTGGCGGGCTGGGCGGCGCGGTCAGCTTCGCCAATGGGATCGGCATTGCCGGCACCGTTTCTGCCGAAGCCAGGGGCGCCGATGCCACGGCCATATATGTCGGATCCGGGGCCGATGTGCCGGAACTGCGCGTTTCCGGCACGGTCAGCGCCAAGGGCAGCGGAAATTCCGCCACCACTTCCACGGCCATCCTGATCGGCCAGGGCGCGGATCTTCCCCTGCTGCGTGTCAGCGGCAAGGTGGAGGCAGTGGCATCGGGCGATGACGGCACGGCCCATGCAATCCGCGATACCAGCGGCACGCTCGCCCTGATCGAGAATAGCGGCGCGATCAGCGCCACCGGGGCGGAGGAAGGTTCAGGCCGCAATATCGCGATCGACCTTGCCGCCAACACGCAGGGCGCAACCATTCGTCAGACGCAGGTCGCATCCGGCGTCGCCGCGCCCGCCATTACCGGCGATATACGCTTCGGCAGCGGCAGCGATGTGCTGGACGTGGCCGATGGCAAGGTCAGCGGCGCGGTCTTCTTCGGTGCGGGCAACAACCAGCACAAGCTTTCCGGCGATGCGGTGCAGACCGGATCGGTCGCTTTCGGCGCAGGGAATGATGCGATGTCGCTGGCCGGAAGCTCGGTCTTTACCGGCAGCGCGGATTTCGGCGGCGGCGCGGATACGCTCAGCCTGTCGGGCAGTTCGCGCTTTTCCGGCTCGCTCGCCGGGGCATCGGGGCTGACCGTAAACGTCTCGGGCGGCACGCTGGATGTCAGCACGCCCGCTTCGATCTCCTCGCTCAGCGTGGGCGCAAGCGGCCACCTGGCCGTCACTCTCGACAAGGATGCGGGGGAGGGCACCTATTATGACGTGGCCGGAACCGCTTCCTTCGCGGAAGGGGCCACGCTTTCGCTCCGTCTCGCCAGCGTGGCCGATGCGGAAGGGAATTACGTCATCCTCGACGCCGGGACGCTGGAAGGCCTGGACGGGATCGAAACCGATACGGACATGATCCCCTTCATGTTCAAGGCCAGCCTGTCGGAAGATGCGCCTGCCAATCAGCTTTCCGTCGATGTCGCGCGCCGCACCACTGCGGAACTCGGCCTCAACCGTTCCCAGGCTGGCGCTTATGATGCGATTTACGCTGCACTCGCCAATGACGAGGATGTGGAAGGCGTGTTTCTGGGCATCACCAATGGCGACCAGTTCCGCCAGGCAGTGCGGCAGATGGTGCCCGATCATGCGGGCGGCAGTTTCCAGGGCGTGAGCCTGGGGGCGCGCACCTTCGCCCGTCAGGTCTCCGAACCGCAAAGCCCGGTTTACACGCTGGGCGGGCTGGACGTGATTGTCGGCACCGGGGCGTGGGGCATGAACAAGTCCGAAGGCCAGACCGCGGCCTATGATCTTGGCGGTTTCGGCTTCACCGCGGCGGGGGAAGTGGACACCGGCTTCGGTTCGCTTGGCGCGCAGGTCAGCTGGCTGTGGAACGAACATACCAACGGATCGGCCAGCCACCGCGTCCAGTCGGATACGTATGAACTGGCCGGTTACTGGCGCGGGAAGTGGGGCGGCTTCGCGGCATTCGCGCGCGGGTCCATCGGTACGGTCGATTTCCACGGTCGCCGCACTCTCAAGGGGGCTGCCGATGGCGAAGCGGTGGAACTGAGCGCGCTTTCCGAATGGAGCGGCACGCTTGTTACCTTCAATGGCGGGGCGTCTTTCGAAGGCGGCGGGAAGCACTTCTTCTTCCGCCCTGCCGTGACGGTTGATTACGCCCGGCTGGACGAGGACGGATATACCGATACGGGCGGGGGCGAAGCGCTCGATCTCATGGTGGATAGCCGCAAGAGCGATGAGTTCGCCGTCAATGGCGGGCTGACGCTGGGCGTGGATTTCACCGGCACCGGCCGGCGTGACCGAAACTGGTTCCGCATCGAAGGCGAAGGCGGCTGGCGCGAAATCGTGGATGGTTCGCTTGGCGCGACAACCGCCCGTTTCGAGGATGGGGAGGATTTCACCCTCGATGCCGATGAACTGGAAAGCGGCTGGTATGCGAGGCTGCGCGCCCTTGGCGGCAGCGAATCCTATCAGCTCAGCGGAGAATTGGGCGCGGAGGACCGCATGGGCGAAACT